The proteins below are encoded in one region of Neoasaia chiangmaiensis:
- the obgE gene encoding GTPase ObgE produces the protein MKFLDQAKIYVRSGDGGDGVIAFRREKYIEFGGPDGGKGGRGGDVIFRAVANLNTLIDFRYTQHFRARKGGNGAGSDRTGAASPNVVIDVPVGTQVFDEDRETMLADLDVVGKEILLCRGGDGGFGNAHYKTSTNRAPRRADKGWPGEERWVWLRLKLIADVGLVGLPNAGKSTLLSVCSRAKPKIADYPFTTLHPQLGVVRISATEEFIIADIPGLIEGASDGAGLGDRFLGHVERCATLIHLLDGTESQIVKNYRMIRHELAAYDENLAAKPEIVVLNKCDALTKAQITTRKRALAKASGAPVLTLSGVTGEGLPELLRFVQDQVTATRRAEQEAVSVASPDRM, from the coding sequence ATGAAGTTTCTCGACCAAGCCAAAATATATGTACGGTCCGGCGACGGCGGGGACGGCGTCATTGCTTTCCGACGTGAAAAATATATCGAGTTCGGTGGGCCGGACGGCGGCAAGGGCGGTCGGGGTGGCGACGTCATCTTCCGTGCAGTTGCCAATCTCAACACATTGATCGATTTCCGGTACACGCAGCACTTCCGGGCGCGCAAGGGTGGCAACGGCGCTGGTTCCGACCGCACCGGAGCCGCATCGCCGAATGTTGTCATCGATGTGCCGGTCGGTACGCAGGTTTTCGATGAGGATCGCGAAACGATGCTGGCGGATCTCGATGTGGTCGGCAAAGAGATATTGCTGTGTCGCGGGGGCGATGGCGGCTTCGGCAACGCGCACTACAAGACCAGCACCAATCGCGCCCCGCGGCGTGCCGATAAAGGCTGGCCGGGCGAGGAGCGCTGGGTGTGGCTGCGGCTCAAGCTGATTGCCGATGTTGGGCTGGTCGGTCTGCCGAATGCAGGAAAGTCCACCCTGCTATCCGTCTGTTCCCGAGCGAAACCGAAGATCGCGGATTATCCGTTCACGACGTTGCACCCGCAGTTGGGCGTGGTGCGGATTTCCGCCACGGAAGAGTTCATCATCGCCGACATTCCCGGTCTGATCGAGGGCGCGAGTGATGGTGCCGGGCTTGGTGACCGTTTTCTCGGACATGTCGAACGGTGCGCGACGCTTATCCATCTTCTCGACGGCACGGAAAGCCAGATCGTCAAGAATTACCGAATGATCCGGCACGAACTGGCAGCTTATGATGAGAATCTCGCCGCCAAACCGGAGATCGTCGTGCTGAATAAATGCGACGCGTTGACAAAGGCGCAGATCACCACCCGCAAGCGCGCATTGGCCAAGGCTTCCGGCGCCCCGGTTCTGACGCTCTCCGGCGTCACTGGAGAGGGCCTGCCGGAACTGCTTCGTTTCGTGCAGGATCAGGTCACGGCAACGCGTCGGGCAGAGCAGGAAGCAGTCTCTGTCGCATCGCCGGACCGGATGTGA
- the rpmA gene encoding 50S ribosomal protein L27, giving the protein MAQKKAGGSSRNGRDSAGRRLGVKKFGGESVVAGNIIVRQRGTKMKAGSNVGLGRDHTLFALVDGHVKFQRRAEGRVHVSVALPEAAE; this is encoded by the coding sequence ATGGCACAAAAAAAGGCAGGCGGTTCCAGCCGCAACGGACGCGATAGCGCCGGCCGACGCCTCGGCGTCAAGAAATTCGGTGGCGAGAGCGTTGTTGCCGGTAACATCATCGTTCGCCAGCGTGGCACGAAGATGAAGGCTGGCAGCAATGTCGGTCTCGGTCGTGATCACACGCTGTTCGCCCTGGTGGACGGGCATGTGAAGTTCCAGCGCCGCGCCGAAGGGCGTGTCCACGTTTCCGTGGCGCTACCGGAAGCCGCCGAGTAA
- the cysS gene encoding cysteine--tRNA ligase — translation MDSIAPTMAPTLALHDSQTRRKQAFSPLDPQHVRVYYCGPTVYDAAHIGNLRAMLSADVLVRVLRVLYPRVTFVRNITDVDDRIADRARANGEDIATLTARTTADFHADLAELNILSPDIEPCATHHIPEMLDMIGRLIENGHAYEAEGHVLFAVRDFASYGALSGRSLNDMLAGARVEIAPYKRDPGDFVLWKPSTPDQPGWDSPYGRGRPGWHIECSAMSHRYLGESFDIHGGGDDLLFPHHENERAQSLCCYPGSRFAQVWLHNAMLLSNGEKMSKSLGNFFTIRQVITRAPAQALRLLFLSAQYRSVLDFTWEKLDDAKRTLDRFYRALERTTSIEDAPIPGAVLTALCDDLNTPLAIAALHPLADAALQGDAQAAASLKAGGKLLGLFAQSPDEWFRAGTDENAVERLIQARLDARKARDFAQADTIRAQLAAQGILLEDGPQGTTWRRA, via the coding sequence ATGGACAGCATCGCCCCGACCATGGCGCCCACGTTGGCGCTGCATGACAGCCAGACACGTCGCAAGCAGGCGTTTTCGCCGCTCGACCCGCAACATGTGCGTGTCTATTATTGTGGTCCTACAGTCTACGATGCCGCTCATATCGGCAACCTTCGCGCCATGCTCAGCGCGGACGTGCTCGTGCGCGTCCTGCGCGTGCTGTATCCACGCGTCACCTTCGTACGCAACATCACCGATGTGGACGATCGCATTGCCGACCGCGCCCGTGCCAACGGGGAGGATATCGCAACCCTGACGGCGCGCACGACGGCGGATTTCCACGCGGATCTGGCAGAACTCAATATCCTGTCTCCGGACATCGAGCCGTGTGCCACCCATCATATTCCCGAGATGCTGGATATGATCGGACGGCTTATCGAGAACGGGCACGCCTACGAGGCCGAGGGCCATGTGTTGTTCGCGGTCCGCGACTTTGCATCCTATGGCGCACTGTCAGGCCGCAGCCTGAACGACATGCTCGCCGGCGCGCGCGTCGAGATCGCGCCCTACAAGCGAGATCCCGGCGACTTCGTGTTGTGGAAGCCCTCCACGCCGGATCAGCCGGGCTGGGACAGCCCCTATGGGCGTGGCCGGCCGGGCTGGCATATCGAGTGCTCCGCCATGTCCCATCGCTATCTTGGCGAAAGCTTCGATATCCATGGCGGCGGTGACGACCTGCTCTTTCCGCATCATGAAAACGAACGCGCGCAATCCCTGTGCTGCTATCCCGGCAGCCGCTTCGCGCAGGTGTGGCTGCATAACGCAATGCTGCTGTCGAACGGCGAGAAGATGTCCAAGTCGCTGGGCAACTTCTTCACGATCCGTCAGGTCATCACCCGCGCACCGGCCCAGGCATTGCGTCTGCTCTTCCTGAGCGCGCAGTATCGCTCGGTACTCGATTTCACGTGGGAAAAACTGGACGATGCCAAACGCACGCTCGATCGCTTCTATCGCGCCCTTGAGCGAACGACGTCCATTGAGGATGCGCCGATCCCGGGCGCCGTGCTGACGGCTCTCTGCGACGACCTGAACACGCCTCTGGCCATCGCGGCCCTCCATCCGCTGGCGGATGCCGCCCTGCAGGGCGACGCCCAGGCCGCTGCATCGCTGAAGGCGGGCGGAAAACTGCTTGGACTTTTCGCACAGTCGCCGGACGAATGGTTTCGCGCCGGAACGGACGAGAATGCGGTTGAAAGGCTGATCCAGGCACGGCTGGACGCCCGCAAGGCACGCGATTTCGCGCAGGCCGATACCATACGTGCGCAGCTTGCCGCTCAGGGCATTCTGCTGGAAGACGGCCCGCAGGGCACGACATGGAGGCGTGCATGA
- the rplU gene encoding 50S ribosomal protein L21 translates to MFAVIRTGGKQYRVAPQATLKVEKLEAEAGSTVTFSDVLAVGSEAGVTIGAPLVAGATVTATVIAQDRLAKVIIFKKRRRQNSRRKNGHRQPVTVLRIDAINAA, encoded by the coding sequence ATGTTCGCAGTTATCCGCACAGGCGGGAAGCAGTATCGGGTGGCACCGCAGGCCACCCTGAAGGTCGAGAAGCTCGAAGCCGAAGCCGGCAGCACGGTGACCTTTTCGGATGTTCTGGCCGTCGGGTCGGAAGCAGGCGTGACGATCGGTGCGCCGCTCGTGGCCGGTGCGACCGTTACGGCAACCGTGATCGCCCAGGACCGTCTGGCGAAGGTGATCATCTTCAAGAAGCGTCGCCGCCAGAACAGCCGCCGCAAGAATGGCCATCGCCAGCCCGTTACGGTGCTGCGCATCGACGCCATCAACGCAGCCTAA
- the proB gene encoding glutamate 5-kinase, whose translation MTTSAAERFRVAQRVVIKIGSALLVDAERAALRENWLAGVCADIARLRAEGKEVVVVSSGAIALARVQLGLAARKLRLAEKQAAASVGQIGLAQAWSTALAQEGMTAAQLLLTPDDTESRARHLNARGTLFALLKMGCVPVINENDAIATAEIRFGDNDRLAARVAQMIGADLLVLLSDIDGLYTADPRIDPSARHLPFIERLTDDVLAMGGAPPPGYSSGGMYTKLLAARIANGAGASMVIAAGLSERPLSRLIDGGRCTWFQAMTDAGSARKRWIGGSLNVGGRLVVDGGAAAALMQGGSLLPAGILSVEGDFTQGDLVSIVDQDGLEIARGLIQYDSQEAGLLVGRRSEDIETVLGYRGRHSLVHRDDLVLTFRQ comes from the coding sequence ATGACGACGTCGGCTGCCGAACGATTTCGTGTGGCGCAGCGTGTCGTCATCAAGATCGGCAGTGCGCTGCTCGTCGATGCCGAACGCGCTGCCTTGCGGGAGAACTGGCTGGCCGGCGTATGCGCGGACATCGCGCGCCTGCGTGCCGAAGGTAAGGAAGTGGTCGTCGTCTCCTCCGGCGCCATTGCTCTGGCACGGGTCCAGCTGGGGCTGGCAGCGCGCAAGCTGCGTCTGGCCGAAAAACAGGCGGCAGCCAGCGTGGGTCAGATCGGTCTTGCACAGGCGTGGAGCACGGCGCTGGCGCAGGAAGGCATGACGGCCGCTCAACTGCTCCTCACGCCCGACGATACCGAGTCACGCGCGCGGCATCTGAATGCACGTGGAACGCTTTTTGCGCTCCTGAAGATGGGTTGTGTGCCCGTCATCAATGAAAATGACGCCATTGCGACGGCGGAAATTCGCTTTGGTGACAATGACCGCCTCGCGGCGCGTGTCGCGCAGATGATCGGGGCCGATCTGCTGGTATTGCTGTCGGATATCGATGGCCTTTATACGGCGGATCCACGTATCGACCCCAGCGCCCGCCATCTCCCGTTCATCGAGCGCCTGACTGATGACGTTCTTGCGATGGGCGGTGCGCCGCCGCCAGGTTATTCCTCTGGCGGTATGTATACGAAGCTTCTCGCCGCACGTATTGCCAACGGTGCTGGCGCATCGATGGTCATTGCAGCGGGGTTGAGTGAAAGGCCGTTGTCGCGCCTGATCGATGGAGGTCGGTGCACGTGGTTTCAGGCCATGACGGATGCCGGATCGGCACGTAAGCGGTGGATTGGCGGCAGCCTGAACGTCGGTGGGCGCCTCGTCGTCGATGGGGGCGCTGCGGCGGCACTGATGCAGGGCGGATCGCTGCTACCAGCCGGCATCCTGTCTGTCGAAGGTGATTTCACGCAGGGAGACCTCGTCTCGATCGTCGATCAGGACGGGCTTGAGATTGCGCGCGGCCTAATCCAATACGATTCACAGGAAGCGGGTCTGCTTGTCGGCCGCCGATCGGAAGATATCGAGACGGTGCTGGGCTACAGGGGACGGCACAGCCTCGTCCATCGGGATGACCTTGTCCTGACATTCCGCCAGTAA
- the hpnK gene encoding hopanoid biosynthesis-associated protein HpnK translates to MTRQLIVSVDDFGLSEEVNEAVEIAHRNGLLSTASLMVAGPASMDAVRRARRLPNLHVGLHVVAIEGEATLPPSTIAAIASPDGQLGRDQLKLGVDYYFRPAARRALAREIEAQFRAFARSGLHLDHANAHKHMHLHPTVGHFLIQSGLQHGLRHVRTPREPVAPIQAVETRLDTIGDAALRQWCRVLRWQIQRAGMTTNDWCFGIAWSGHMSAGRVSTLIGHLPPGLSEIYFHPATARNGQLSTLMPDYDHVGELDALTHPMFRQAVERADVECVSWDGARVISA, encoded by the coding sequence ATGACCCGACAACTGATCGTCTCGGTCGATGATTTCGGGCTAAGCGAGGAAGTTAACGAGGCCGTCGAGATCGCCCATCGCAACGGGCTCCTCTCAACGGCCAGCCTGATGGTGGCGGGCCCGGCGAGTATGGACGCGGTACGACGGGCCAGGCGATTGCCAAACCTCCACGTCGGGCTGCATGTCGTCGCGATCGAGGGCGAAGCGACCCTGCCCCCGTCGACTATTGCGGCCATAGCGAGTCCAGACGGACAATTGGGCCGCGATCAGCTGAAGCTGGGCGTCGATTACTATTTCCGGCCCGCCGCGCGGCGGGCCCTGGCACGAGAGATCGAGGCGCAGTTTCGGGCATTCGCGCGGTCCGGTCTGCATCTGGATCACGCCAACGCCCACAAGCACATGCACCTGCATCCGACTGTCGGGCATTTCCTGATCCAGTCCGGCCTGCAACATGGGCTGCGTCACGTGCGAACGCCACGGGAGCCGGTTGCACCGATACAGGCGGTCGAAACCCGTCTCGATACGATCGGCGATGCGGCCTTGCGCCAATGGTGCCGGGTGCTCCGCTGGCAGATCCAACGCGCCGGCATGACGACCAATGACTGGTGCTTCGGCATTGCCTGGAGCGGCCATATGTCAGCTGGGCGCGTGTCGACGCTTATCGGTCACCTGCCACCGGGATTGTCCGAGATCTATTTCCATCCGGCGACAGCCCGCAATGGGCAGTTGAGCACCCTGATGCCGGACTACGACCATGTTGGCGAACTGGATGCCCTCACTCATCCAATGTTTCGTCAGGCGGTGGAGCGAGCAGACGTTGAATGCGTCTCATGGGATGGCGCGCGCGTGATCTCCGCCTGA
- the zwf gene encoding glucose-6-phosphate dehydrogenase: protein MTADKQVKPFDYVVFGATGDLTMRKLLPAFYYRLLSGEVPDSARIIGTARSPLDRATYQGRARDALKRFVAPADFKEAQVERFLNMVYYVSLDGSKADSNWEGLSGLLSEGPQDHVRVFYFATAPNLYEAVSANLHAKGLVTDDARVVLEKPIGTDLATADEINTGVGKFFKENNIFRIDHYLGKETVQDVIALRFANPLLSAVWSGDYIKSVQITAAETVGVEGRAAYYDTSGALRDMVQNHLLQVLCLVAMEPPASLEADAVRDAKVAVLKSLRPLAGDRLTSDTVRGQYVAGEINEENVRGYLEELGHASNTETYVALRAEVDTPRWKNVPFYIRTAKRLHRKVSEIVITFKPAETNLFPQAPKANVLVIRVQPDEGLTWHLSVKDPQDDSFELRDATMDTHFGPQFKVRYPDAYERLLLDAVRGYPVLFIRRDEVEAAWRWVAPIMEAWANGTVPMSQYAAGSWGPEEATAMLAEHGDTWHEAIHRQ from the coding sequence ATGACCGCTGACAAACAGGTGAAGCCATTCGACTATGTCGTTTTCGGGGCGACAGGCGACCTGACGATGCGCAAGCTGCTGCCCGCCTTCTACTATCGGCTGCTGAGTGGCGAGGTGCCGGATAGCGCGCGCATCATCGGTACAGCCCGCTCGCCGCTTGATCGCGCGACCTATCAGGGCCGCGCCCGTGACGCCCTGAAGCGGTTCGTCGCGCCGGCGGACTTCAAGGAGGCGCAGGTCGAGCGCTTCCTGAATATGGTTTATTACGTCAGCCTGGACGGCTCGAAGGCGGACAGCAACTGGGAAGGCCTGTCGGGTCTGCTGTCGGAAGGGCCGCAGGATCATGTGCGCGTCTTCTATTTCGCCACGGCCCCCAACCTGTATGAGGCGGTCTCCGCCAATCTGCACGCCAAGGGGCTGGTGACGGACGATGCGCGCGTCGTGCTGGAGAAGCCGATCGGAACGGATCTTGCCACGGCGGATGAGATCAATACGGGGGTGGGCAAGTTCTTCAAGGAGAACAACATCTTCCGTATCGATCATTATCTGGGCAAGGAGACCGTCCAGGATGTGATCGCGCTGCGGTTCGCCAATCCGTTGCTGTCGGCGGTGTGGTCCGGTGACTATATCAAGTCCGTTCAGATCACGGCGGCGGAGACGGTCGGCGTGGAGGGGCGGGCGGCTTATTACGATACGTCGGGTGCTCTTCGCGACATGGTGCAGAACCATCTTTTGCAGGTGCTCTGTCTGGTGGCGATGGAGCCTCCGGCCTCGCTTGAGGCCGATGCGGTTCGCGATGCGAAAGTGGCCGTGCTCAAATCGCTGCGCCCGCTTGCCGGCGACCGTCTGACAAGCGATACCGTGCGCGGCCAGTATGTCGCCGGTGAGATCAACGAGGAGAATGTCCGCGGCTATCTCGAGGAACTGGGCCACGCGAGCAATACGGAGACCTATGTCGCCCTGCGTGCCGAGGTCGACACGCCGCGCTGGAAAAACGTGCCGTTCTATATCCGGACGGCGAAGCGGCTGCATCGCAAGGTGAGCGAGATCGTCATTACCTTCAAGCCCGCCGAGACAAACCTCTTTCCGCAGGCGCCAAAAGCCAATGTTCTCGTTATCCGTGTTCAGCCGGATGAAGGGCTGACCTGGCACCTCAGCGTCAAGGATCCGCAGGACGACAGCTTCGAACTGCGCGATGCGACGATGGACACGCATTTCGGCCCGCAATTCAAGGTTCGCTATCCGGACGCATATGAACGCTTGCTGTTGGATGCGGTCCGCGGTTATCCCGTGCTCTTCATTCGTCGCGATGAAGTCGAGGCGGCGTGGCGGTGGGTTGCACCGATCATGGAGGCCTGGGCGAACGGCACGGTCCCGATGTCGCAGTATGCAGCTGGCAGCTGGGGACCGGAAGAGGCCACGGCGATGCTCGCCGAGCATGGCGATACGTGGCACGAGGCGATACATCGCCAGTAG
- the gloA2 gene encoding SMU1112c/YaeR family gloxylase I-like metalloprotein, translating into MNIEGIHHVAVIASDYERSRAFYTEILGLPIVREVYRKERQSWKCDLALGSAQIELFSFPEPPARVSRPEASGLRHLALSVRDIYDAVRHLAARGVACEAVRTDPHTGKLFTFFADPDDLPLELYQI; encoded by the coding sequence ATGAATATCGAAGGCATCCATCACGTCGCTGTCATCGCGTCGGATTACGAGCGTTCGCGTGCCTTCTATACGGAAATCCTGGGTCTGCCGATCGTGCGCGAGGTCTATCGCAAGGAACGACAGTCCTGGAAATGCGATCTTGCACTCGGTTCGGCTCAGATCGAGTTATTTTCGTTCCCCGAGCCACCGGCGCGCGTATCCCGGCCTGAGGCCAGCGGCCTGCGTCATCTGGCGCTTTCCGTTCGTGACATTTACGACGCTGTGCGGCACCTCGCGGCAAGAGGCGTCGCGTGCGAGGCCGTACGGACTGATCCGCATACCGGAAAACTCTTCACGTTCTTCGCCGACCCCGATGATCTGCCGCTGGAACTCTACCAGATCTGA
- a CDS encoding DUF2312 domain-containing protein translates to MDNETLHDDASVGGIAADRLRSIIERVERLEEERKALGGDIKDIFSEAKSAGFDVKVIKQIIRIRKQEPADVEEQETLLDVYRRALGM, encoded by the coding sequence ATGGATAACGAGACCCTACATGACGATGCGTCCGTCGGTGGCATCGCGGCGGATCGCCTGCGTTCGATCATCGAGCGTGTCGAACGCCTCGAGGAAGAGCGCAAGGCACTGGGCGGCGATATCAAGGACATCTTCTCGGAAGCGAAATCCGCCGGCTTCGACGTGAAGGTCATCAAGCAGATCATCCGCATTCGCAAGCAGGAGCCTGCGGACGTCGAGGAACAGGAAACCCTTCTGGATGTCTATCGTCGCGCACTGGGCATGTAA
- a CDS encoding LysM peptidoglycan-binding domain-containing protein has product MAIFKFNRAAGRHLNDEAIVEAIKHAGHPVPKAPRENIIKRAFKQYGLSQLAMAHIVVHDNTITIKGHAETAAQRDHMILAAGNIAGIDTVKSEITVPAGTPDPTFHQVAEGETLAAIAEKVDADVTADDLRKANAPLLKNDGAIYPGQTIRIPE; this is encoded by the coding sequence ATGGCTATTTTCAAGTTCAACCGGGCGGCAGGTCGTCATCTGAATGACGAGGCCATCGTCGAAGCGATCAAGCATGCCGGTCATCCCGTGCCGAAAGCGCCACGTGAGAACATCATCAAGCGTGCCTTCAAGCAATACGGCCTGTCGCAGCTCGCGATGGCGCATATCGTCGTCCATGACAACACCATCACGATCAAAGGCCATGCCGAGACGGCCGCCCAGCGCGATCATATGATCCTGGCTGCCGGCAACATCGCCGGGATCGACACCGTCAAGTCGGAGATCACCGTGCCAGCCGGCACACCGGACCCGACCTTCCATCAGGTAGCGGAAGGCGAAACGCTGGCTGCAATCGCCGAGAAAGTCGATGCAGATGTCACGGCGGACGACCTTCGCAAGGCAAACGCGCCACTTCTGAAAAACGACGGTGCGATCTATCCTGGCCAAACGATCCGCATCCCGGAGTAA
- a CDS encoding RNA methyltransferase, producing the protein MTGRDGGADIGPIGENSPVVILVRPQLAENIGTTARAMANGGLFHLRLVAPRDGWPQERAWYASSGAHRILDAATVYSTVDEATADLHRVMATCPRPRHIVKTVMTARGAAAELRAIANRGLRSGLLFGPERAGLDNEDMARADTLIRYPLNPDFMSLNLAQAVLIMAYEWWMACDETPPQTLMTNETHVATKGELENFLGHLTRDLDDCGFLRNEQKRAGMIRNLRHLFQRGDVTEQELRTLHGVVTELSRGRKARQGGAA; encoded by the coding sequence ATGACCGGGCGTGACGGCGGTGCGGATATCGGCCCGATCGGCGAAAACAGTCCGGTCGTCATTCTCGTGCGACCACAGCTGGCCGAGAATATCGGCACGACGGCCCGCGCCATGGCAAATGGCGGTCTGTTTCACCTGAGGCTGGTCGCGCCCCGCGACGGATGGCCGCAGGAGCGCGCCTGGTATGCGTCGTCCGGTGCGCACCGTATTCTGGACGCTGCGACCGTGTATTCGACCGTCGATGAAGCAACGGCGGACCTGCATCGTGTCATGGCCACCTGCCCTCGCCCACGCCATATCGTAAAGACCGTCATGACGGCGCGAGGCGCCGCCGCCGAGCTGCGCGCGATCGCCAATCGCGGCCTGCGCTCCGGACTGCTGTTCGGGCCTGAGCGTGCCGGTCTCGACAATGAGGACATGGCGCGAGCGGACACGTTGATCCGCTATCCGCTCAACCCGGACTTCATGTCCCTCAATCTTGCGCAGGCGGTGCTCATCATGGCCTACGAGTGGTGGATGGCCTGCGACGAGACGCCACCGCAAACCTTGATGACCAACGAGACACATGTCGCGACGAAGGGCGAACTGGAGAACTTTCTGGGTCATCTCACGCGCGATCTCGATGACTGCGGCTTCCTGCGTAACGAGCAGAAGCGCGCCGGCATGATCCGGAATCTCCGCCATCTGTTCCAGCGTGGCGATGTCACGGAGCAGGAGTTGCGGACACTCCATGGCGTGGTAACGGAGTTGTCCCGGGGCAGAAAAGCAAGGCAAGGTGGCGCGGCATGA
- a CDS encoding MATE family efflux transporter produces MSQSNDEVVADRCIDVSTRWPRQFTTLIRIALPLSLSQISEMAMGITDTVLLGGIGATALAVGGLATTLFFVTLITFQSGLGGISVLIARARGEAHRFGDSRAADLSRLISTGVLFALALCLPVAAILLSTGWLLQAFGEPDKVIHLSSRFIHVLLGALLPDLVVIGLLRIVLPAFGCETLLLWTMPGMAVLNGLTNAALIHGWFGLPAMGLWGSATATVLTGWLVAGVLLFLARRQAALHRHLRLARPDWAALKRMLHLGLPMMGATGAEVAAFQVTGLRAGHFGTTSLAAHQVALSVTSTLFMISLALSQAANIRVSFWLGARRMVAAKRAAAGAIILAVAWSVMSGLILLIFPHWIAAFYLRANTPDGAEAALITVKLLRIAAIYQIFDGIQVTCTAALRACHDTLVPMLVMIGSYCVLTLGFGGWLSTDGHMGVVGLWIGLAAGLMAVGIILPPRLVVMLRRQEAELLR; encoded by the coding sequence ATGTCTCAATCGAATGATGAGGTGGTGGCGGATCGATGTATCGACGTCTCCACCCGGTGGCCTCGGCAATTCACAACGCTGATCCGCATCGCTCTCCCCCTTAGCCTTTCGCAAATCAGTGAAATGGCGATGGGTATCACCGATACCGTCCTGCTCGGCGGCATCGGTGCCACGGCACTTGCCGTGGGAGGACTGGCGACCACGCTCTTTTTCGTCACGTTAATCACCTTCCAGTCCGGGCTTGGCGGCATCAGCGTGCTGATCGCGCGGGCGCGAGGGGAGGCCCATCGATTTGGCGATTCCCGCGCGGCAGATCTCTCCCGGCTGATTTCCACCGGTGTGCTGTTCGCGCTTGCCCTGTGCCTTCCGGTAGCGGCGATTTTATTATCGACAGGATGGCTGCTTCAGGCCTTTGGCGAACCGGACAAGGTGATCCACCTGAGTTCCCGGTTCATCCATGTCCTTCTCGGGGCCCTGCTGCCGGATCTGGTTGTCATTGGTCTTTTGCGCATCGTGCTTCCGGCATTCGGTTGCGAGACGCTGCTGCTCTGGACGATGCCGGGAATGGCTGTCCTCAATGGATTGACGAATGCGGCACTCATCCACGGCTGGTTCGGTCTGCCTGCCATGGGGCTCTGGGGCTCGGCGACGGCAACGGTTCTGACCGGATGGCTCGTTGCGGGCGTCCTGTTGTTCCTGGCGCGCAGGCAGGCCGCCCTGCATCGACATCTGCGACTGGCGCGCCCGGACTGGGCGGCCTTGAAGAGAATGTTGCATCTGGGTTTGCCGATGATGGGTGCCACAGGCGCGGAAGTGGCTGCTTTTCAGGTGACAGGTCTGCGTGCGGGGCATTTCGGCACGACATCACTGGCAGCCCATCAGGTCGCGCTGAGCGTCACCAGCACGCTGTTCATGATCAGCCTTGCGCTGTCTCAGGCAGCCAATATCCGTGTATCGTTCTGGCTTGGGGCGAGGCGGATGGTGGCAGCGAAACGCGCTGCGGCCGGTGCAATCATTCTTGCGGTTGCATGGAGCGTGATGAGCGGACTGATCCTGCTGATCTTTCCGCATTGGATTGCCGCTTTCTATCTCCGCGCAAATACGCCTGACGGTGCGGAAGCGGCGCTCATCACCGTCAAGCTTCTGAGAATTGCCGCGATCTATCAGATTTTCGACGGGATTCAGGTGACATGTACGGCCGCCTTGCGGGCGTGTCATGATACTCTGGTGCCGATGCTTGTCATGATCGGCAGCTATTGCGTTCTGACGCTGGGTTTCGGAGGCTGGTTGTCGACTGACGGCCACATGGGCGTCGTCGGATTGTGGATCGGTCTGGCGGCCGGGTTAATGGCTGTGGGAATCATCCTGCCGCCAAGACTCGTCGTCATGTTGCGGCGGCAGGAAGCGGAACTGTTGCGCTAG